A single genomic interval of Hevea brasiliensis isolate MT/VB/25A 57/8 chromosome 4, ASM3005281v1, whole genome shotgun sequence harbors:
- the LOC110671532 gene encoding protein ROLLING AND ERECT LEAF 2 — translation MGCAQSKVDNEESVARCKERKILMKEAVVARNGFAAGHSGYAVSLKNTGAALSDYAQGEVQEPQSHLQQPPLEPISQPPPPPPPPPPPSMESFPPPPPLPNFSPSPTPPPIKRALSMPEIPMMLHRKPGENIDSIAIAEEEEEDEEHELDHGARNRNANNYNKNKDLNGSRNPPNVKVGPGEKPQSPPTTPENHAVPPMPEAKNMAWDYFFMVDNMPVPSLEPVVDVHKNDSTFGRVEDVGVRFGGIENPIGGEIGAVEPKTPEKPEEHLATVVEEEEEDKEPKKEKLIEHSRTAPPDFRVVGKKVVPVPTVNLMQVLSEIDDHFLKASESAQEVSKMLEATRLHYHSNFADNRGYVDHSARVMRVITWNRSLRGVPNGEGGKDELDSEDYETHATILDKLLAWEKKLYDEVKQGELMKLEYRKKVALLNRQKKRGASPETLEKTKAAVSHLHTRYIVDMQSMDSTVSEVNDIRDKQLYPKLVDLVNGMAKMWTSMCIQHNGQLKIVTDLKNLDVSHAVKETTRHHHERTKQLYNVVQGWHSQFEKLATHQKQYIQTLNNWLKLNLIPIESSLKEKISSPPKVPNPPIQALLHSWNDCLEKLPDEVAKSAISSFAAVIKTIELHQEEEMKLKEKCEETRKEFIRKNQAFEEWYQKYMQRRTPTDETDAERGEDANSKDPVSERQFVVESLKKRLEEEVDAHQRHCLQVREKSLGSLKIRLPELFRAMSDYAHTCSDAYEKLRALT, via the exons ATGGGCTGTGCTCAGTCTAAAGTGGACAATGAAGAATCGGTGGCCAGGTGTAAGGAGAGGAAGATCCTTATGAAGGAGGCTGTGGTTGCTCGAAACGGCTTCGCTGCTGGTCATTCTGGTTATGCTGTTTCTCTTAAGAATACGGGTGCTGCCCTTAGTGATTATGCCCAGGGTGAAGTCCAAGAGCCTCAATCTCACCTCCAGCAACCTCCCCTTGAACCCATTTCTCAGCCGCCTCCTCCTCCTCCCCCTCCTCCTCCCCCCTCTATGGAGAgctttcctcctcctcctcctctcccAAATTTCTCTCCTAGTCCCACTCCCCCTCCCATCAAGCGCGCGTTGAGCATGCCTGAGATCCCCATGATGCTGCACCGAAAGCCCGGCGAAAATATCGATTCCATTGCCATTGCAGAGGAAGAGGAGGAGGATGAGGAACATGAATTGGATCACGGAGCTCGAAATAGGAATGCtaataattataataagaatAAAGATTTAAATGGGTCGAGGAATCCACCTAATGTGAAGGTAGGACCAGGGGAAAAGCCGCAGTCCCCACCAACGACACCGGAAAATCACGCCGTGCCACCAATGCCGGAGGCCAAGAATATGGCTTGGGATTACTTCTTTATGGTGGACAACATGCCAGTTCCGTCTTTGGAACCTGTAGTTGACGTCCATAAAAATGACAGTACTTTTGGCAGAGTTGAAGATGTGGGAGTTCGATTTGGTGGTATTGAGAATCCCATTGGCGGTGAAATCGGTGCAGTTGAGCCTAAGACGCCGGAGAAACCAGAGGAACACTTGGCTACCGtggtggaggaggaggaggaggataaGGAGCCTAAGAAGGAGAAGCTCATTGAGCATTCGAGAACAGCACCTCCTGATTTTAGAGTGGTTGGGAAGAAGGTGGTACCAGTTCCAACGGTGAATTTAATGCAGGTTTTGAGCGAGATTGATGATCATTTCTTGAAGGCATCGGAGAGCGCACAGGAGGTTTCAAAGATGCTCGAGGCCACTCGCTTGCATTACCACTCGAATTTCGCAGACAATAGAG GATATGTTGATCATTCCGCTAGAGTTATGCGTGTCATCACATGGAATAGGTCATTAAGAGGTGTGCCTAATGGTGAAGGTGGCAAGGATGAACTTGATTCTGAAGATTATGAGACTCATGCCACTATATTAGATAAGTTGTTAGCATGGGAAAAAAAGCTCTATGATGAAGTAAAG CAAGGAGAGCTTATGAAGCTTGAGTATAGGAAGAAGGTTGCTCTGCTAAATAGGCAGAAGAAGCGTGGTGCCAGTCCTGAAACTTTGGAAAAAACAAAAGCAGCTGTAAGTCATCTGCATACAAGATATATAGTTGACATGCAGTCCATGGACTCTACTGTTTCAGAAGTTAATGATATACGTGACAAGCAGCTGTATCCAAAACTCGTTGATCTTGTTAATGG GATGGCCAAAATGTGGACCAGCATGTGCATACAGCATAATGGCCAGCTGAAGATCGTTACAGACCTTAAGAACCTTGATGTCAGCCATGCTGTGAAGGAAACCACCAGACACCATCATGAACGCACCAAACAACTTTATAATGTTGTGCAAGGTTGGCATTCGCAATTTGAAAAGCTTGCGACTCATCAAAAGCAATATATTCAAACTCTTAATAACTGGTTAAAGTTAAATCTAATCCCAATTGAGAGCAGCTTGAAAGAGAAAATATCATCTCCACCTAAAGTCCCAAATCCCCCTATCCAAGCCCTCCTCCATTCATGGAATGACTGTCTAGAAAAGCTTCCAGATGAGGTGGCCAAATCTGCTATCTCATCCTTTGCTGCTGTTATAAAAACCATAGAACTGCATCAGGAAGAAGAGATGAAGCTAAAGGAGAAGTGTGAGGAAACCAGGAAGGAATTTATTCGTAAGAATCAGGCATTTGAAGAGTGGTATCAAAAGTACATGCAGCGGAGAACCCCAACTGATGAGACAGATGCTGAAAGAGGTGAAGATGCAAATTCCAAGGATCCTGTATCAGAGAGGCAATTTGTGGTGGAGAGCTTGAAGAAGAGGTTGGAAGAAGAAGTTGACGCTCACCAAAGACATTGCCTTCAGGTGAGAGAGAAGTCACTTGGAAGTCTAAAGATTCGCTTGCCTGAGCTATTTCGTGCCATGTCAGACTATGCTCATACCTGCTCTGATGCTTATGAGAAATTGAGGGCCCTCACTTAG